The following proteins are encoded in a genomic region of Triticum dicoccoides isolate Atlit2015 ecotype Zavitan chromosome 1B, WEW_v2.0, whole genome shotgun sequence:
- the LOC119301929 gene encoding uncharacterized protein LOC119301929 — protein MARARLSFVPISLLLLASLAAAAAAAADPEEGDLRISVQYATEEESRWLDRWAEKYKAQGSGEGFKIQPATGEESARMDSMFTGGGYDGHIEFDDDHPFGRMVVDAFHSRPRPSKPTENDDLQKKNLEESHSRAEHDVKDL, from the exons ATGGCCCGCGCCCGGCTGTCCTTCGTCCCCATCTCCCTCCTTCTGCTAGCTAGCCTCGCCGCCGCTGCAGCAGCAGCTGCGGATCCAGAGGAAGGGGACCTCAGGATCAGCGTGCAGTACGCAACCGAGGAGGAGTCGCGGTGGCTGGACCGCTGGGCGGAGAAGTACAAGGCTCAAGGGTCCGGCGAAGGCTTCAAGATCCAGCCAGCCACCGGCGAGGAGTCGGCGCGTATGGACAGCATGTTCACCGGCGGCGGCTACGACGGCCACATTGAGTTTGACGACGACCACCC CTTTGGCAGAATGGTCGTGGATGCCTTCCACTCTCGACCTCGCCCGTCCAAGCCTACCGAAAACGATGATCTGCAGAAGAAGAACCTGGAGGAGTCTCATTCTCGCGCTGAG CATGACGTCAAGGATCTTTAG